A window from Caulobacter sp. X encodes these proteins:
- a CDS encoding acetyl-CoA carboxylase carboxyltransferase subunit beta: protein MAMAEPQDPKKGDKKQAGDRRGGGWLSRIAPGVRGAFAKRETPENLWVKCPDTGEMIFRSDLEAALWVTPAGRHMRIGPEARFKFTFDEGQYEVLPSPSVVEDPLKFSDGKPYKDRLAAARKATGEQDAMAIAYGKVGGVDAVVLVQDFAFMGGSLGMAAGEGFIAAAKAALDRQVPLIAFTAAGGARMQEGALSLMQMARTTLAINELKDAALPYVVVLTDPTTGGVTASYAMLGDVHLAEPGALIGFAGPRVIEQTIRETLPPGFQRSEYLVEKGMVDRVTHRKELPQVLGSILGTLMMGRNRKAA from the coding sequence ATGGCTATGGCTGAACCCCAGGACCCGAAAAAGGGCGACAAGAAACAAGCCGGCGACCGCCGAGGCGGCGGCTGGCTGTCGCGGATCGCTCCCGGCGTGCGCGGCGCCTTCGCCAAGCGCGAGACGCCGGAGAACCTTTGGGTCAAGTGCCCGGACACGGGCGAGATGATCTTCCGCTCCGACCTGGAGGCGGCCCTGTGGGTCACGCCGGCCGGTCGCCACATGCGGATCGGGCCCGAGGCCCGCTTCAAGTTCACCTTCGATGAGGGCCAGTACGAGGTGCTGCCCAGCCCGTCGGTGGTCGAGGACCCGCTGAAGTTCTCGGACGGCAAGCCGTACAAGGACCGTCTGGCCGCCGCCCGCAAGGCGACCGGCGAGCAGGACGCCATGGCCATCGCCTATGGCAAGGTCGGCGGCGTCGACGCCGTGGTGCTGGTCCAGGACTTCGCCTTCATGGGCGGGTCGCTGGGCATGGCCGCGGGCGAAGGCTTCATCGCCGCCGCCAAGGCCGCCCTGGACCGCCAGGTTCCGCTGATCGCCTTCACCGCCGCCGGCGGCGCGCGGATGCAGGAAGGCGCGCTGTCGCTGATGCAGATGGCCCGCACGACCCTGGCGATCAACGAGCTCAAGGACGCGGCCCTGCCGTACGTCGTGGTCCTCACCGACCCGACCACCGGCGGCGTCACGGCCTCCTACGCGATGCTGGGCGATGTCCACCTGGCCGAGCCGGGCGCCCTGATCGGCTTCGCCGGTCCGCGCGTCATCGAGCAGACCATCCGCGAGACCCTGCCGCCGGGCTTCCAACGCTCGGAATATCTGGTCGAGAAGGGCATGGTCGACCGCGTCACGCACCGCAAGGAGCTGCCGCAGGTCCTGGGCTCGATCCTGGGCACCCTGATGATGGGCCGCAACCGCAAGGCGGCGTAG
- a CDS encoding folylpolyglutamate synthase/dihydrofolate synthase family protein, whose protein sequence is MAEHLRAHDAALERLKALHPKLIDLSLERMRRLCAALGDPQDRLPPVIHVAGTNGKGSTVAYLRAMAEAAGLKVHVFTSPHLVRFAERIRLAGTLITDDHLSDVLDRVEQANAGQEITFFEITTAAAFVAFAEVPADLCIVEVGLGGILDATNVIQRPAVSVIAPIDIDHREFLGDTIAQIAVEKAGIIKPDAPVVSARQHGDAEDVLETTAALAGVELTLMGRDFDAWNERGRLLVQMQDRLLDLPAPSLPGEHQFANAGLAVAALLALGDSRIDEAAVGRGIASAVWPARFQRLTAGPLAERAKAAGADLWLDGGHNPHAGRAVSRAVADLAARDGRPVALISGFLANKDATGFFTPFRGVATKVFAVTFEGHAAASAAETAAAAELAGLRAAACDSVEDALTRALQMEPTPHVLICGSLYLAGEVLAMSPETWPA, encoded by the coding sequence ATGGCCGAGCATCTCCGCGCTCACGACGCCGCGCTTGAGCGGCTGAAGGCGCTGCATCCCAAGCTGATCGACCTGTCGCTGGAGCGGATGCGGCGGCTTTGCGCCGCCTTGGGCGATCCGCAGGACCGCCTGCCGCCGGTGATCCACGTGGCCGGCACCAACGGCAAGGGCTCGACCGTCGCCTATCTGCGCGCCATGGCCGAGGCGGCGGGTCTGAAGGTCCACGTCTTCACCTCGCCGCACCTGGTCCGTTTCGCCGAACGCATCCGGCTGGCCGGAACGCTGATCACCGACGACCACCTGAGCGATGTGCTGGACCGGGTCGAGCAGGCCAACGCGGGCCAGGAAATCACCTTCTTCGAGATCACAACCGCGGCGGCTTTCGTCGCTTTCGCCGAGGTCCCGGCCGACCTCTGCATCGTCGAGGTGGGCCTGGGCGGCATTCTCGACGCCACCAACGTGATCCAGCGTCCGGCGGTCAGCGTCATCGCCCCGATCGACATCGACCACCGCGAGTTCCTGGGCGACACGATCGCCCAGATCGCCGTGGAAAAGGCCGGGATCATCAAGCCGGACGCCCCGGTGGTCTCGGCCCGCCAGCACGGCGACGCCGAGGACGTGCTGGAGACCACGGCCGCCCTGGCCGGGGTCGAACTGACCCTGATGGGCCGCGACTTCGACGCCTGGAACGAGCGCGGCCGGCTGCTGGTGCAGATGCAGGATCGGCTGCTGGACCTGCCGGCGCCTTCCCTGCCGGGCGAGCACCAGTTCGCCAATGCCGGCCTCGCCGTCGCCGCCCTGCTGGCTTTGGGCGATTCGCGCATCGACGAGGCGGCCGTGGGCCGAGGGATCGCCAGCGCCGTCTGGCCCGCGCGATTCCAGCGCCTGACCGCCGGCCCGCTGGCCGAGCGGGCCAAGGCGGCCGGCGCCGACCTCTGGCTGGACGGCGGCCACAATCCGCACGCCGGTCGAGCGGTCTCGCGCGCGGTCGCCGACCTCGCCGCTCGCGACGGCCGGCCCGTGGCGCTGATCTCGGGCTTTCTCGCCAACAAGGACGCCACCGGCTTCTTCACGCCGTTCCGGGGCGTGGCGACCAAGGTCTTCGCCGTGACCTTCGAAGGCCACGCCGCCGCCAGCGCCGCCGAGACCGCCGCCGCCGCCGAGCTGGCAGGCCTGCGCGCCGCAGCCTGCGACAGCGTCGAGGACGCGCTGACCCGCGCGCTCCAGATGGAGCCGACGCCGCACGTATTGATCTGCGGTTCGCTGTATCTGGCCGGCGAGGTGCTGGCGATGAGTCCCGAGACGTGGCCGGCTTAA
- the trxA gene encoding thioredoxin produces the protein MSTVAVTDATFESDVLKASKPVLVDFWAEWCGPCKQIAPALEQLSEELADVVTIAKVNIEDSPTTPSRYGVRGIPTMMLFRDGQMTSMKVGAMPKQKILEWLNEAGVQAA, from the coding sequence ATGAGCACCGTTGCGGTGACCGACGCCACCTTCGAATCCGACGTCCTGAAGGCCAGCAAGCCCGTGCTGGTCGACTTCTGGGCCGAGTGGTGCGGCCCCTGTAAGCAGATCGCCCCGGCGCTCGAGCAGCTCTCCGAAGAGCTCGCCGATGTCGTGACCATCGCCAAGGTCAATATCGAGGACAGCCCGACGACCCCGTCGCGCTACGGCGTCCGCGGCATCCCGACCATGATGCTGTTCCGCGACGGCCAGATGACCTCGATGAAGGTCGGCGCCATGCCCAAGCAGAAGATCCTGGAATGGCTGAACGAAGCCGGCGTCCAGGCCGCCTAA
- the addA gene encoding double-strand break repair helicase AddA has translation MIDPQRIAADPTISAFVTANAGSGKTKTLIDRVARLLLAKVPPEAILCVTYTKAAAAEMQRRLFERLGKWSVTSDADLRAELAKLVGESDDVYDARRLSEARALFAQALETPGGLKIQTIHAFCEKLLRRFPLEAGVSPGFTVMDDQAGAAIARAARRAVANWVDTHDDAFAEAYARFSVALDFQSFEAMFAGFEARRGQIMAYVQRYGGLSEAIADVWSRCGFEAPTSAEDLAAKAMARLDLGAWRAAATVLFDGGGKQDAKYAEALAAVARDPDAALDLALRALFTEGGEGTPATWPAKTSGLKSREDLREALLLEQAKLEAAREQVRAAKVAEDTESALRLAVLYVTSHQIEKDARGALDFTDLIDKTRVLLTEKVEAAWVLYKLDGGVDHILLDEAQDTAPEQWEILRALTADFFAGETSEGWSGRRAERTLFIVGDEKQSIYSFQGADPTRLLEETQGYITRIEAVGAIGKGVPLTVSYRSTHEVLSFVDALFSDPETREGVPPPVGQDLVRHELFRHGHPGCVDLWPLTRELPGEEREAWEAPLDAEGERSANRRLAEAIAAETAAILKRGDAVFDKELGRHRAAHAGDILVLVRRRKVLFEEIIRALKRRGVPVAGADRLSLSSHIAFEDLLALGRFVLFPDDDLTLAALLKAPFCGLSDDDIYALAKGRRATLWTELQRRSEERAEWGAARAMLDWALAEGRRRQPFEFYAAWFGLADEAGRSHRAKVLTRLGAEAEEALDEFLAQVMEAEQRGVRDLEALVADFAALDIIVKREMEGARREVRVMTAHGSKGLEAPIVFLPETTVKRGAGGSPLLVTEDGALLWCGSSKGDCDASSKARRLREDKESQEALRLLYVALTRARDRLILCGRIDARTKDDKVGGWYAAVRAAFAHPDIAPHVRTIGEDETAFLRYGPDPAPASRAEEDVRVAAAAPSWMTHAAPPEPAAARYAAPSRIEDNARVPAPSPLARVAGLGRYRRGELVHKLLQILPDLAPEARPAAARRLLAAERDLTDDQREEMAAAAFGVLDDARFSAVFGPGSRAEVALAGTSAHLPKGLAVSGRVDRLVVDETRVLVVDYKTNRPSPDHIEDADPAYLAQMAVYAAVLREVFPGRAIEAALVWTDGPKLMPVPEKVMAQALARLA, from the coding sequence GTGATCGATCCTCAGCGCATCGCCGCCGATCCGACCATCTCGGCCTTCGTCACGGCTAACGCCGGCTCCGGCAAGACCAAGACCCTGATCGACCGGGTCGCGCGCCTGCTGCTGGCCAAGGTCCCGCCCGAGGCGATCCTTTGCGTCACCTACACCAAGGCCGCCGCCGCCGAGATGCAGCGCCGTCTGTTCGAGCGTCTCGGCAAGTGGTCGGTGACCAGTGACGCCGACCTGCGCGCCGAGCTGGCTAAGCTGGTCGGCGAGAGTGACGACGTCTACGACGCCCGCCGCCTGTCCGAGGCCCGCGCCCTGTTCGCCCAGGCGCTGGAGACCCCCGGCGGCCTGAAGATCCAGACCATCCACGCCTTCTGCGAGAAGCTGCTGCGGCGCTTCCCGCTGGAGGCCGGGGTCTCGCCGGGCTTCACCGTGATGGACGACCAGGCCGGCGCCGCGATCGCCCGCGCCGCTCGCCGCGCGGTCGCCAATTGGGTCGACACCCACGACGACGCGTTCGCGGAGGCCTATGCCCGCTTCTCCGTGGCCCTGGACTTCCAGAGCTTCGAGGCGATGTTCGCCGGCTTCGAGGCGCGGCGCGGTCAGATCATGGCCTATGTCCAGCGCTATGGCGGCCTTTCAGAGGCGATCGCCGACGTCTGGTCGCGCTGTGGCTTCGAGGCGCCGACCTCGGCCGAAGACCTCGCCGCCAAGGCCATGGCGCGCCTCGACCTCGGCGCCTGGCGCGCGGCCGCGACCGTGCTGTTCGACGGCGGCGGCAAGCAGGACGCCAAGTACGCGGAGGCTCTCGCCGCCGTGGCCCGCGATCCGGACGCCGCCCTGGACCTGGCTCTCCGCGCCCTGTTCACCGAGGGCGGCGAAGGCACGCCCGCGACCTGGCCCGCCAAGACCTCGGGCCTGAAGAGCCGCGAGGACCTGCGCGAGGCCTTGCTGCTGGAGCAGGCCAAGCTGGAGGCCGCCCGCGAACAGGTCCGCGCCGCCAAGGTGGCCGAGGACACCGAGAGCGCCCTTCGCCTGGCGGTGCTGTACGTGACCTCGCACCAGATCGAGAAGGACGCGCGCGGGGCGCTGGACTTCACCGACCTGATCGACAAGACCCGCGTCCTGCTGACCGAGAAGGTCGAGGCCGCCTGGGTGCTCTACAAGCTGGACGGCGGCGTCGACCACATCCTGCTGGACGAGGCCCAGGACACCGCCCCCGAGCAGTGGGAGATCCTGCGCGCCCTGACCGCCGACTTCTTCGCGGGCGAGACCTCCGAGGGCTGGAGCGGCCGACGCGCCGAGCGCACCCTGTTCATCGTCGGCGACGAGAAGCAGTCGATCTACTCGTTCCAAGGCGCGGACCCGACGCGCTTGCTGGAAGAGACCCAAGGCTACATCACGCGGATCGAGGCCGTCGGCGCGATCGGCAAGGGCGTGCCGCTGACGGTCTCGTACCGCTCGACCCACGAAGTGCTGAGCTTCGTCGACGCGCTGTTCTCCGATCCCGAGACGCGCGAAGGCGTGCCGCCGCCGGTCGGACAAGACCTGGTCCGCCACGAACTGTTCCGCCACGGGCATCCAGGCTGCGTCGACCTGTGGCCGCTGACCCGCGAGCTGCCGGGCGAGGAACGCGAGGCCTGGGAGGCGCCGCTGGACGCCGAGGGCGAGCGCAGCGCCAACCGTCGCCTTGCCGAGGCCATCGCCGCCGAGACCGCCGCCATCCTCAAGCGCGGCGACGCCGTTTTCGACAAGGAGCTGGGCCGCCATCGCGCGGCGCACGCCGGCGACATCCTCGTCCTGGTGCGCCGCCGCAAAGTTCTGTTCGAGGAGATCATCCGCGCCCTGAAGCGGCGCGGCGTGCCCGTGGCCGGGGCCGACCGCCTGTCGCTGTCCAGCCACATCGCCTTCGAGGACCTTTTGGCCCTGGGGCGCTTCGTCCTGTTCCCGGACGATGACCTGACACTGGCGGCGCTATTGAAGGCGCCGTTCTGCGGCCTCTCCGACGACGATATCTACGCCCTGGCCAAGGGCCGCCGCGCCACGCTGTGGACCGAGCTCCAAAGGCGGTCCGAAGAGCGCGCCGAATGGGGCGCGGCCCGCGCCATGCTGGACTGGGCGCTGGCCGAGGGCCGTCGCCGGCAGCCGTTCGAGTTCTACGCCGCCTGGTTCGGCCTGGCCGACGAGGCTGGCCGCTCGCACCGCGCCAAGGTGCTGACCCGGCTGGGCGCGGAGGCCGAAGAGGCGCTGGACGAGTTCCTGGCCCAGGTGATGGAGGCCGAGCAGCGCGGCGTGCGCGACCTCGAGGCCCTGGTCGCCGACTTCGCGGCGCTGGACATCATCGTCAAGCGCGAGATGGAAGGCGCCCGCCGCGAGGTGCGGGTGATGACCGCCCACGGCTCCAAGGGGCTGGAGGCGCCGATCGTCTTCCTGCCCGAGACCACGGTGAAGCGTGGCGCCGGCGGCTCGCCGCTGCTGGTGACCGAAGACGGCGCCCTCCTGTGGTGCGGCTCCAGCAAGGGCGACTGCGACGCCTCGTCCAAGGCCCGTCGCCTGCGGGAGGACAAGGAAAGCCAGGAAGCGCTGCGTCTTCTGTACGTGGCGCTGACCCGGGCGCGCGACCGGCTGATCCTGTGCGGCCGCATCGACGCGCGAACCAAGGACGACAAGGTCGGCGGCTGGTACGCGGCCGTCCGCGCGGCTTTCGCCCATCCCGACATCGCCCCGCACGTGCGGACCATCGGCGAGGACGAGACCGCCTTCCTGCGCTACGGCCCCGATCCCGCGCCCGCGTCGCGCGCCGAGGAGGACGTCCGCGTCGCCGCCGCCGCGCCGAGCTGGATGACGCACGCCGCGCCGCCGGAGCCGGCCGCCGCCCGCTACGCCGCCCCGTCGCGGATCGAGGACAACGCCCGCGTGCCCGCGCCCTCGCCGCTGGCCCGCGTCGCGGGCCTGGGCCGCTATCGTCGAGGCGAGCTGGTGCACAAGCTGCTCCAGATCCTGCCCGACCTCGCGCCCGAGGCTCGCCCCGCCGCCGCGCGCCGGCTGCTGGCGGCCGAGCGCGACCTGACCGACGATCAGCGCGAGGAGATGGCGGCGGCGGCCTTTGGCGTGCTGGACGACGCGCGGTTCTCCGCCGTGTTCGGCCCGGGCTCGCGCGCCGAGGTCGCCCTGGCCGGGACCAGCGCTCATCTTCCAAAGGGCTTGGCCGTCTCGGGCCGCGTAGACCGGCTTGTGGTGGACGAGACCCGCGTCCTGGTCGTGGACTACAAGACCAACCGCCCGTCGCCCGACCACATCGAGGACGCCGATCCCGCCTACCTGGCCCAGATGGCGGTCTATGCCGCCGTGCTGCGCGAGGTCTTCCCGGGCCGCGCGATCGAGGCGGCTCTGGTCTGGACGGATGGTCCCAAGCTGATGCCGGTTCCAGAAAAGGTGATGGCGCAGGCGCTGGCCAGGCTGGCTTAA
- the addB gene encoding double-strand break repair protein AddB, with translation MSSQAPFFEREGPRWFSIPAHRPFVDDLARGLLNALEPLGPEALPRATVLTPTRRGARALADAFLAVGGGRALLLPQIRPLGDLDEGEPPFEPGELSIDLPPAIASRRRRFELARLVVDHGSLLSFKPGPVQALELAKALSDFLDSCQIEEIHFEDKLDGLAEGDLAQHWQVSARFLKAVLRAWPERLKDLGLIDVSERRVRLLRALEKQWSENPPTEVLVAAGSTGTAPATADLLRVVAAAPKGAVVLPGLDEDLADSAWERIEGTQGEQHPQGAMKRLLDRAGVSRGDVRAWVPDADSRGRWRRRIVNEALRPAEATADWLAQIASLRAEAPDLDPIAEGLTGFSVIAARAEEEAAGACALLLREALETPDKTAALVTPDQTLARRVMTRLQRWGVIPDSSAGAPLAAAGSAILALHFARLVEEPLNPVRLLAVAKHPLVLGEDEAPAAALLERKGLRGAAPGSAEVLRARLKDAPEALALCERVLAAVDHAASVYADGYARPCHAAKALVEALEGLIAPPRLWAGGAGECLGALMAALIQDGEPLPDASPQAFADILDRLVNEETVRVGGATHPRLRILGAIEARLVRADRLVLAGLEEGVWPQGAPIDPFLSRPMRQRLGLPPPERRVGLTAHDFAQAASAPDVVLVHCERRGGAPAVESRWLWRLKTLAAGAGLALPRRDDVLDWVRALDAPEPYSPIKRPEPRPPVEDRPRKMAVTRVEALTRDPYAVWARDILRLYPLERPDEPVEARARGTAIHAAFEKFAETYPDAVPADAAVAFERFYIEALVGAGMPPTALTRERALAREAAQWVAEWERHRRAGARKIVVEAEGKLELSINGRPFTLTAKADRIEATPDGTAHILDYKTGAAPSQKQVDTGFSPQLTLTAAILMNGGFPDLGSPAPGELTYVRVTGRRPAGEEQVRALANGESEEAARKAMDGLVKLIARYDDPDEPYRSRVAPQFVKEHPGDYAHLARVFEWSTSGDDGEGE, from the coding sequence ATGAGCAGCCAGGCGCCCTTCTTCGAACGTGAGGGGCCGCGCTGGTTCTCGATCCCCGCGCACCGGCCGTTCGTCGACGACCTGGCGCGCGGCCTGCTGAACGCCCTGGAGCCGCTGGGGCCCGAGGCCCTGCCGCGCGCCACGGTCCTGACCCCGACCCGCCGCGGCGCCCGCGCCCTGGCCGACGCCTTCCTGGCGGTCGGCGGGGGCCGCGCCCTGCTGCTGCCGCAGATCCGGCCGCTGGGCGACCTCGACGAAGGCGAGCCGCCGTTCGAGCCGGGCGAACTCTCCATCGACCTGCCGCCGGCCATCGCCTCGCGCCGCCGCCGGTTCGAACTGGCGCGGCTGGTCGTCGATCACGGCAGCCTGCTGTCCTTCAAGCCCGGCCCCGTTCAGGCGCTGGAGCTGGCCAAGGCCCTGTCCGATTTCCTCGACAGCTGCCAGATCGAGGAGATCCATTTCGAAGACAAGCTGGACGGCCTGGCCGAGGGCGACCTCGCCCAGCACTGGCAGGTCTCGGCCCGGTTCCTGAAGGCCGTGCTACGCGCCTGGCCCGAACGGCTGAAGGACCTTGGCCTGATCGACGTCTCCGAGCGCCGCGTGCGGCTGCTGCGGGCCCTTGAGAAGCAATGGTCCGAGAATCCGCCGACCGAAGTCCTGGTCGCCGCCGGCTCGACCGGCACCGCCCCAGCCACCGCCGACCTGCTGCGCGTCGTCGCCGCCGCGCCGAAGGGCGCCGTGGTCCTGCCCGGCCTCGACGAGGACTTGGCCGACAGCGCTTGGGAGCGGATCGAAGGAACCCAGGGCGAGCAGCACCCGCAGGGCGCCATGAAGCGCCTGCTGGACCGCGCCGGCGTCAGCCGCGGCGACGTCCGGGCCTGGGTCCCCGACGCCGACAGCCGCGGCCGCTGGCGCCGGCGGATCGTCAACGAGGCCCTTCGCCCGGCCGAGGCCACCGCCGACTGGCTGGCCCAGATCGCGTCCCTGCGCGCCGAGGCCCCGGACCTCGACCCCATCGCCGAGGGCCTGACCGGCTTTTCCGTCATTGCCGCCCGCGCCGAGGAAGAGGCGGCCGGCGCATGCGCGCTTCTCCTGCGCGAAGCGCTGGAGACGCCGGACAAGACCGCCGCCCTCGTCACGCCCGACCAGACCCTGGCGCGCCGGGTGATGACGCGCTTGCAGCGCTGGGGCGTGATCCCCGACAGCTCGGCCGGCGCGCCCCTGGCCGCCGCCGGTTCGGCGATCCTGGCCTTGCACTTCGCGCGCCTCGTAGAAGAGCCGCTCAATCCGGTCCGCCTGCTGGCCGTCGCCAAACATCCGCTGGTGCTGGGCGAGGACGAAGCGCCGGCCGCCGCCCTCCTGGAGCGCAAGGGCCTGCGCGGCGCCGCGCCCGGCTCGGCCGAGGTTCTGCGCGCCCGCTTGAAGGATGCGCCGGAGGCTCTGGCCCTCTGCGAGCGCGTGCTGGCCGCCGTCGATCACGCCGCCAGCGTGTATGCCGACGGCTACGCGCGTCCCTGCCACGCGGCCAAGGCCCTGGTCGAGGCGCTGGAAGGGCTGATCGCGCCGCCTCGCCTGTGGGCCGGCGGCGCGGGCGAGTGCCTGGGCGCGCTGATGGCCGCCCTGATCCAGGACGGCGAGCCGCTGCCTGACGCCTCGCCCCAGGCTTTCGCCGACATTCTCGATCGGCTCGTCAACGAGGAGACCGTCCGCGTCGGCGGCGCCACCCACCCGCGCCTGCGCATCCTGGGCGCGATCGAGGCCCGCCTCGTGCGCGCCGACCGCCTGGTGCTGGCGGGTCTGGAGGAAGGCGTCTGGCCGCAGGGCGCGCCGATCGATCCCTTCCTGTCGCGGCCGATGCGTCAGCGCCTGGGCCTGCCGCCGCCCGAGCGCCGCGTGGGCCTGACCGCCCACGACTTCGCCCAGGCCGCCAGCGCGCCCGACGTCGTGCTGGTCCACTGCGAGCGGCGCGGCGGCGCGCCGGCCGTCGAGTCGCGCTGGCTGTGGCGGCTGAAGACCCTGGCCGCCGGGGCGGGCCTCGCTTTGCCCCGCCGCGACGACGTGCTGGACTGGGTCCGCGCCCTCGACGCGCCCGAACCCTATTCGCCGATCAAGCGCCCCGAACCCCGCCCGCCGGTCGAGGACCGTCCGCGCAAGATGGCGGTGACCCGCGTCGAGGCCCTGACCCGCGATCCCTACGCCGTCTGGGCGCGCGATATCCTGAGGCTCTACCCGCTGGAGCGCCCCGACGAGCCGGTCGAGGCCCGCGCGCGCGGCACCGCCATCCACGCGGCCTTCGAAAAGTTCGCCGAGACCTATCCCGACGCCGTGCCGGCCGACGCGGCCGTCGCGTTCGAGCGCTTCTATATCGAGGCCCTGGTCGGGGCCGGCATGCCGCCGACCGCTCTCACGCGCGAGAGGGCCCTGGCCCGCGAGGCCGCCCAGTGGGTCGCCGAGTGGGAGCGCCACCGCCGCGCCGGCGCTCGCAAGATCGTGGTCGAGGCCGAGGGCAAGCTGGAGCTCTCCATCAACGGCCGCCCCTTCACCCTGACCGCCAAGGCCGACCGCATCGAGGCGACGCCGGACGGAACCGCCCACATCCTCGACTACAAGACCGGCGCCGCGCCTTCGCAGAAGCAGGTCGACACCGGCTTCTCGCCGCAGCTGACCCTGACGGCCGCCATCCTGATGAATGGCGGCTTCCCGGACCTGGGCAGCCCCGCGCCGGGCGAGCTGACCTATGTCCGCGTTACCGGGCGGCGTCCGGCCGGCGAGGAGCAGGTCCGCGCCTTGGCGAACGGCGAGAGCGAGGAGGCCGCGCGCAAGGCGATGGACGGCCTGGTCAAGCTGATCGCCCGCTACGACGACCCTGACGAGCCTTACCGCTCGCGGGTCGCCCCGCAGTTCGTCAAGGAGCACCCCGGCGACTACGCCCACCTGGCGCGGGTGTTCGAATGGTCGACCAGCGGCGACGACGGAGAGGGCGAATGA
- the murU gene encoding N-acetylmuramate alpha-1-phosphate uridylyltransferase MurU produces the protein MSGPKVAMVLAAGLGTRMRPLTNDRPKALVEVGGKALIDHMLDRLAAAGVETAVVNVHYFADLVEAHLKAREAKGLGPRIVISDERPQALETGGGIKHALPLLGEGPVFVANIDSIWIEHGAAAVDAVAAAWDPAKMDVCLMLASTSGSLGFHDSGDVFLAEDGVVRFKDAGEMAPLVYVGVHICKPGITADGPDGPFSLLPLWKTLAADHRVHGVAPDGLWMHVGDPDAKLAAEARLSQG, from the coding sequence ATGAGCGGTCCCAAGGTTGCGATGGTGCTGGCCGCCGGTCTCGGCACCCGTATGCGTCCCCTGACCAACGACCGCCCCAAGGCCCTGGTCGAGGTCGGCGGCAAGGCGCTGATCGACCACATGCTGGACCGCCTGGCCGCCGCCGGGGTCGAGACGGCCGTGGTCAATGTCCACTATTTCGCCGACCTGGTCGAAGCCCACCTGAAGGCCCGCGAGGCCAAGGGCCTTGGCCCCCGCATCGTCATCTCCGACGAACGCCCGCAAGCCCTGGAGACCGGCGGCGGGATCAAGCACGCCCTGCCGCTGCTGGGCGAAGGCCCGGTGTTCGTCGCCAATATCGACTCGATCTGGATCGAGCATGGCGCCGCCGCCGTCGACGCGGTTGCCGCCGCCTGGGATCCGGCCAAGATGGATGTCTGTCTGATGCTGGCCTCGACCAGCGGTTCGCTGGGCTTCCACGACAGCGGCGATGTCTTCCTGGCGGAGGACGGCGTCGTCCGCTTCAAGGACGCCGGCGAGATGGCGCCCCTGGTCTATGTCGGCGTGCATATCTGTAAGCCCGGGATCACCGCCGACGGTCCGGACGGACCATTCTCGCTGCTGCCGCTCTGGAAGACGCTCGCCGCCGACCATCGCGTCCACGGCGTCGCCCCGGATGGCCTCTGGATGCACGTGGGCGATCCCGACGCCAAGCTGGCGGCCGAGGCGAGGCTCTCTCAGGGATGA
- the amgK gene encoding N-acetylmuramate/N-acetylglucosamine kinase AmgK, translating into MSSEREAAKAAFLKAHGFGDVRRQPLGGDASTRSYERLHRDGGQTFIFMDQPPALESVVCPPGATDAERLALGYNAAARLAAGSVAAFVAAADYLTQRGLSAPRIFAYDIAQGLAVLEDLGDGLYATLIAEGQDEHPLYEAAVDLQVALHAETPPDVLAVGEIRWPLLTYDTLALKYATDTFLEWWPQFAGIPAFGPEAVAEWDALWAPVWVRGEAGASVFTHRDYHAQNLVWLPEREGVARVGLLDFQDALRAHPAWDLTHLLQDARRDVSTNLETAMLDRYLDARPHVDREAFVADYRALAASNAARILGRVFARQAMLGRRQYEAYMPRTWRYLERNLSDPALTGLKAWFDRHVPAEARR; encoded by the coding sequence TTGAGTTCTGAACGTGAAGCGGCCAAGGCCGCGTTCCTGAAAGCCCACGGCTTCGGCGACGTCCGCCGCCAGCCGCTGGGCGGCGACGCCTCGACGCGCAGCTACGAGCGTCTGCATCGGGATGGCGGCCAGACTTTCATCTTCATGGACCAGCCGCCAGCGCTGGAAAGCGTTGTGTGCCCGCCAGGCGCCACCGATGCCGAGCGCCTGGCCCTGGGCTACAACGCCGCCGCGCGCTTGGCCGCCGGCTCGGTCGCCGCCTTCGTGGCCGCCGCCGACTATCTGACCCAGCGCGGCCTCTCCGCGCCGCGCATCTTCGCCTACGATATCGCGCAAGGACTCGCGGTATTGGAAGACCTCGGCGATGGCCTCTACGCCACCTTGATCGCCGAGGGGCAGGACGAGCATCCGCTCTACGAAGCGGCCGTCGACCTGCAGGTCGCCCTGCATGCCGAAACGCCGCCCGATGTTCTGGCCGTGGGCGAGATCCGCTGGCCGCTGCTGACCTACGACACCTTGGCGCTGAAATACGCCACCGACACCTTCCTGGAATGGTGGCCGCAGTTCGCCGGCATTCCGGCGTTTGGCCCCGAGGCCGTGGCCGAGTGGGACGCGCTCTGGGCCCCCGTTTGGGTGCGCGGCGAGGCTGGCGCCAGCGTCTTCACACACCGCGACTACCACGCCCAGAATCTAGTCTGGCTGCCTGAGCGCGAGGGCGTGGCCCGTGTCGGCTTGCTGGATTTCCAGGACGCTTTGCGCGCCCACCCAGCCTGGGACCTGACCCACCTGTTGCAGGACGCCCGCCGCGATGTGTCGACGAACCTGGAAACGGCCATGCTTGACCGCTACCTCGACGCTCGTCCCCACGTCGATCGTGAAGCCTTCGTCGCTGACTACCGCGCGCTGGCGGCCTCGAACGCGGCCCGCATCCTTGGTCGGGTTTTCGCCCGCCAAGCCATGCTGGGACGTCGCCAGTACGAGGCTTACATGCCGCGCACCTGGCGTTATCTGGAGCGAAACCTCTCCGATCCCGCGCTAACGGGCCTGAAGGCCTGGTTCGATCGCCACGTCCCGGCGGAGGCCCGTCGATGA